The Methanobacteriaceae archaeon genome window below encodes:
- the nifB gene encoding FeMo cofactor biosynthesis protein NifB, producing MDETEKQARFAHVTKAHPCFNEKMHDKVGRIHLPIAPRCNIHCNFCTRELNECEIRPGVAARIMTADDAVEHVEKVTGEMPISVIGVAGPGDALANEDTFKFFKKASAEFPDLIKCMSTNGLLLADKADELAELNINTITVTVNAVDPQIGKEIYSHVVYDGQVYEGEEAFKLLSKNQLDGIEKITEKGIIVKVNSVLIPGLNDEHIVDIAREVKKRGASLMNVIPLIPLGKMKDFSRPTCAEIEKVRDEVEEIIPIFRACTQCRADAYGIPGKKSEDKHLDMTPASHY from the coding sequence ATGGATGAAACAGAAAAACAAGCAAGATTTGCTCACGTAACTAAAGCTCACCCATGTTTTAATGAAAAAATGCACGATAAAGTGGGAAGAATTCACCTACCTATTGCTCCCCGATGTAATATCCACTGCAATTTCTGTACCCGGGAACTGAATGAATGTGAAATCCGGCCTGGTGTGGCTGCTAGAATCATGACTGCAGATGACGCGGTTGAACACGTGGAAAAAGTCACTGGTGAAATGCCTATTTCAGTTATTGGTGTAGCTGGACCGGGTGATGCTCTAGCTAATGAAGATACATTCAAATTCTTTAAAAAAGCTAGCGCGGAGTTTCCAGACCTTATAAAATGTATGAGTACCAATGGCCTGCTTCTGGCCGATAAAGCAGATGAGCTGGCTGAACTGAATATTAACACTATTACAGTTACTGTAAATGCAGTAGATCCTCAAATTGGAAAGGAAATTTACTCTCATGTAGTTTATGATGGCCAGGTTTATGAGGGAGAAGAGGCCTTTAAATTACTCTCCAAAAACCAATTAGATGGGATTGAAAAGATTACAGAGAAAGGAATCATTGTCAAGGTGAACAGTGTTTTAATTCCTGGATTAAATGATGAACACATCGTGGACATTGCCCGTGAGGTTAAAAAACGAGGCGCTTCTCTAATGAATGTTATTCCATTAATTCCGCTGGGAAAAATGAAGGATTTCTCCAGACCAACTTGTGCTGAGATTGAAAAAGTCAGGGATGAAGTGGAAGAGATTATTCCTATCTTCAGGGCCTGTACTCAATGCAGGGCCGATGCATATGGAATTCCAGGTAAAAAGAGTGAAGATAAGCATTTAGACATGACTCCGGCTAGTCATTACTAA
- a CDS encoding methanogenesis marker 17 protein, producing the protein MLVECYDPKGAAVYELIIKQVTHDLQINRSIKDMRVFIDPREPVFIIAVMVAKTTQPVLIEDFATYSYEAEEDNITIRIKDENYLPQLLKKLWETEGREKIQQPSRFEIIIENPSTDIKGMVVVDPVENLKRKIYDAIFRILPEGFRVIKDLSEDNIVAMACTDELLREEWIDKCREMIEDLKSSNLN; encoded by the coding sequence ATGTTAGTGGAATGTTATGATCCTAAAGGGGCTGCAGTTTACGAGTTGATAATAAAACAAGTAACTCATGATTTGCAAATTAATAGGTCAATTAAAGACATGAGAGTTTTTATTGACCCTCGAGAACCAGTATTCATTATTGCAGTCATGGTGGCCAAAACAACTCAACCGGTTTTAATTGAAGACTTTGCCACCTATTCCTATGAGGCAGAAGAAGATAATATAACTATTCGTATTAAGGATGAAAATTATCTACCTCAGTTACTTAAAAAATTATGGGAAACTGAAGGCCGGGAGAAGATTCAACAGCCCAGCCGGTTTGAAATTATTATTGAAAACCCTTCCACTGACATTAAAGGAATGGTGGTTGTTGACCCGGTTGAAAACCTAAAGAGAAAAATATATGATGCAATTTTTAGAATTCTCCCCGAAGGTTTTAGAGTTATAAAAGATTTATCCGAGGACAATATTGTTGCTATGGCTTGTACAGATGAACTTTTAAGGGAAGAATGGATTGATAAATGCCGTGAGATGATTGAGGATTTAAAATCATCTAATTTAAATTAA
- a CDS encoding methanogenesis marker 15 protein, whose amino-acid sequence MVKIAQISCGTEYSGVQKEIEKAASTFGAEIIIPETDIDYIDEAYEKFGFNCASSGIRLMIARAMSIVEGKSDADAVFIATCFRCAEGALVRNEVRRFIQQNTRLPVVTYSFTERTKADELFIRMEALSTIVARKSILAREKQEGLTLGVDSGSTTTKVVLMEKNKVIGTGWLPTTDVIGCTNDGIAEAMEGTGYTMDDIDGMGVTGYGRLTIGKKMGAELIQEELSVNSKGAVYLAGHQKGEATVLDIGGMDNKVITVNDGIPDNFTMGGICAGASGRFLEITARRLGADISELGPLAIKGDYHKALLNSYCIVFGIQDLVTSLAAGGSKEDVAAAACHSVAEQVYEQQLQEIDVREPLIQVGGTSLIEGLVEAVSDVLGGINVIVPEYSQYIGAVGSALLVSGIGKRQE is encoded by the coding sequence ATGGTTAAAATAGCCCAAATCTCGTGTGGAACTGAGTACAGTGGTGTTCAGAAAGAAATAGAAAAAGCAGCCAGTACTTTTGGTGCTGAAATTATAATTCCTGAGACTGATATTGATTATATTGATGAAGCTTATGAAAAATTTGGTTTCAACTGTGCCAGTTCAGGTATTAGGCTAATGATTGCCCGGGCCATGTCTATTGTGGAAGGTAAAAGCGATGCCGATGCTGTTTTTATCGCCACCTGTTTTAGATGTGCGGAAGGAGCCTTGGTTAGAAATGAGGTTCGAAGATTTATTCAACAGAACACTAGATTACCTGTGGTAACCTATTCTTTCACTGAGAGAACCAAAGCAGATGAATTGTTCATCAGAATGGAAGCATTATCCACTATCGTAGCCCGAAAAAGCATATTGGCTCGTGAAAAGCAAGAAGGCCTTACATTGGGTGTAGATTCTGGTTCTACCACTACCAAAGTAGTTTTAATGGAAAAAAATAAGGTTATTGGAACTGGATGGTTACCAACAACCGATGTTATTGGCTGTACCAATGATGGAATTGCTGAGGCCATGGAAGGCACGGGCTATACCATGGATGATATTGATGGTATGGGTGTGACTGGGTATGGTAGACTGACTATTGGGAAGAAAATGGGGGCTGAATTGATTCAAGAAGAGCTTTCTGTTAATTCTAAAGGTGCAGTTTACTTGGCTGGCCATCAAAAAGGAGAAGCCACGGTTTTAGATATTGGTGGGATGGATAATAAGGTGATTACAGTTAATGATGGTATTCCTGACAATTTCACCATGGGTGGAATATGTGCTGGAGCATCTGGTCGTTTCTTAGAGATAACTGCACGTCGATTGGGAGCAGACATCAGTGAACTGGGGCCTTTAGCCATAAAAGGTGACTATCACAAAGCTCTTTTGAATAGTTACTGTATTGTTTTCGGTATTCAGGACCTGGTTACTTCTCTGGCCGCAGGGGGTAGTAAAGAGGATGTTGCCGCAGCAGCATGTCATTCTGTCGCCGAACAGGTTTATGAGCAACAACTTCAAGAAATTGATGTTCGTGAACCATTAATTCAGGTAGGAGGGACTTCACTAATTGAGGGCCTGGTGGAAGCAGTTAGTGATGTTTTGGGGGGCATTAATGTAATTGTTCCTGAGTATTCTCAATATATTGGGGCTGTAGGATCAGCTCTTTTGGTTTCTGGAATTGGAAAAAGACAGGAATAG
- a CDS encoding methanogenesis marker 5 protein — protein sequence MKVAIFPPNSLILADLIERKGHKALVLQNEIRKKVKDPEIDSPPFNLTEEDPIKGLKYAAIEVPSGVRGRMSIFGPLIEEAEAAIIMDEAPFGFGCIGCARTNELCVFYLRKRGIPTLELKYPKTKDETTELVNKINTFLDSLEEDNG from the coding sequence TTGAAAGTAGCTATATTTCCACCAAATTCACTCATACTCGCAGATTTAATTGAAAGAAAAGGTCACAAAGCTTTAGTTTTACAAAATGAAATAAGAAAAAAGGTCAAAGATCCTGAAATTGACTCACCACCTTTTAATCTCACTGAGGAAGATCCTATTAAAGGCCTAAAATATGCGGCCATAGAGGTCCCATCTGGTGTTAGGGGGAGGATGTCTATTTTCGGGCCACTAATTGAAGAGGCAGAGGCTGCCATTATCATGGACGAAGCTCCATTTGGGTTTGGGTGCATTGGATGTGCCAGAACCAATGAATTGTGTGTGTTTTACCTTAGAAAAAGAGGAATTCCTACCTTGGAATTAAAATACCCTAAAACTAAAGATGAAACTACGGAACTTGTAAATAAGATTAACACCTTTTTAGACTCGCTGGAGGAAGACAATGGTTAA
- a CDS encoding DUF2111 domain-containing protein: MKITSSSNGKEIENMALAIHELINNLPLTMRTKNSKGVRIEEGEIIDYEYSGPVLEKVLETGQTIRGEPESGPYQGMPLVVVPIKENNETIAAIGVVDITKGLFSDMIEISRRPEPIKNEPSKGEFY; the protein is encoded by the coding sequence ATGAAAATTACTTCATCATCAAATGGGAAAGAAATTGAAAACATGGCACTGGCCATACATGAACTGATTAATAACCTGCCCCTTACTATGCGAACTAAAAATTCAAAAGGAGTCCGCATAGAAGAAGGTGAAATTATTGACTATGAATACAGCGGCCCGGTTTTAGAAAAAGTTTTAGAAACTGGTCAAACGATACGCGGTGAACCAGAATCTGGTCCTTATCAGGGAATGCCTTTAGTTGTAGTTCCTATAAAAGAAAATAACGAAACTATTGCTGCTATTGGTGTAGTTGACATTACTAAAGGTCTTTTCAGTGATATGATCGAAATTTCTCGCCGACCAGAACCAATTAAAAATGAACCTTCCAAGGGGGAATTCTATTGA
- a CDS encoding methanogenesis marker 6 protein, translating into MSPKESPEVCKDDHTRTRMIILGPGATISQSELTQSLHMMELPLTIKSTCYGAMVYGDQEYVDHAVEKARKLDPYNIFTKDRGFPPGDPRRCRGHRGAAREGYHQLEKEFKLLGFIGEALKKPQKVDIKEPEKVSVDEFREIAEKSYSKSKSSDKSSKIQDEG; encoded by the coding sequence ATGTCGCCGAAAGAAAGTCCTGAAGTCTGTAAAGATGACCATACTCGAACCAGAATGATTATTTTAGGCCCGGGAGCTACCATTAGTCAGAGCGAGCTTACACAAAGTTTGCACATGATGGAACTTCCTTTGACCATAAAATCAACCTGTTATGGTGCTATGGTTTATGGGGATCAGGAATATGTGGATCATGCGGTTGAAAAAGCCAGAAAACTTGACCCATATAATATATTTACCAAAGATCGTGGGTTCCCTCCAGGCGATCCAAGAAGGTGCAGGGGCCATAGAGGAGCTGCCAGAGAAGGTTATCATCAACTGGAAAAGGAATTTAAATTACTTGGCTTTATTGGTGAAGCCTTGAAAAAGCCACAAAAAGTTGATATTAAAGAACCAGAGAAAGTTTCAGTGGATGAATTCAGAGAAATTGCTGAAAAATCATATTCTAAATCTAAATCATCAGATAAATCATCAAAAATTCAAGATGAGGGCTAA
- a CDS encoding methanogenesis marker 3 protein, translated as MLVKVNGQKVELPDGSTIEDAIQATNAPYKKGCVLGVIKGKEEFEKHINKYKIKTNHGSIIIEMVEDDDAQELINEWKKNYKLFENLHVRWTTSDEAAIGPIKTDLESTRDEFFYEEGEVVLSLSGFTSDSTHIILIRDDHSAVYGVPKGNRGVFARIAGGRRTVLNLEDRDTILSVEPVIERKSIIQSAAVTDIGTLLEEGNQIFTYVLVKPFGDSPQSTEHLYALAKNGKITVDYESNTFVGFYALQGLKKDPEVIGERKRGTVTFRNTGKGVGKVYIYREDRVATPSHTIIGNVEQGIHLLDIAKKGDEVTFKIEPERIMTLSMTQKEAETFLKMRGIEHIRDGLTDDDALVVSQEPQFTMDIVKENKVKTLGINKDNLIEVEFNKEAPRSTWYFKKISGLIDAPLGSIKVHFAFPGMKVIMFKGDSKEAKGLIPESNPQKCVQKGELGITNMSRRHIGIIGVRFEDNDEFGPTGEPFNGTNIIGSITKGLESLEKFKEGDLVYVAERKS; from the coding sequence ATGTTGGTAAAGGTCAATGGCCAGAAAGTGGAGCTTCCAGATGGTTCCACCATAGAAGACGCTATTCAAGCTACTAATGCTCCTTATAAAAAAGGCTGTGTTTTAGGAGTTATTAAGGGCAAAGAAGAGTTTGAAAAACATATTAACAAATATAAAATCAAGACCAACCATGGCAGCATAATTATTGAAATGGTTGAAGATGATGATGCCCAAGAGCTAATAAATGAATGGAAAAAGAATTATAAACTATTTGAAAATCTCCATGTGCGATGGACAACCTCTGATGAGGCAGCTATAGGCCCTATAAAAACTGATTTGGAATCAACTCGTGATGAATTTTTTTATGAAGAGGGAGAAGTTGTTTTAAGTCTTTCTGGGTTTACTTCAGATTCTACCCATATAATTTTGATTAGAGATGATCATTCGGCAGTTTATGGTGTTCCTAAGGGTAATCGTGGGGTTTTTGCCAGAATTGCTGGTGGTAGGAGAACTGTTTTGAATCTTGAAGATAGGGATACTATTTTAAGTGTAGAACCTGTTATTGAGCGCAAAAGTATTATACAGAGTGCGGCAGTGACGGATATTGGAACTCTGCTAGAAGAAGGAAATCAAATATTTACCTATGTGCTGGTAAAACCTTTTGGTGATTCTCCACAATCCACAGAACATCTTTATGCACTGGCAAAGAACGGAAAAATCACGGTTGATTATGAATCAAATACATTTGTAGGTTTTTATGCCTTGCAGGGATTGAAAAAAGATCCTGAAGTAATAGGAGAACGAAAAAGAGGCACGGTTACTTTTAGAAACACTGGTAAAGGTGTAGGAAAAGTTTATATCTACCGTGAGGATAGAGTTGCCACTCCATCACATACTATAATTGGAAATGTTGAACAAGGTATACATCTTCTGGATATAGCCAAAAAAGGTGATGAAGTCACTTTTAAAATCGAACCAGAACGTATAATGACTTTATCCATGACTCAAAAAGAAGCGGAGACATTCTTAAAGATGAGGGGAATTGAACATATTCGTGATGGTTTAACGGATGATGATGCATTGGTAGTTAGTCAGGAACCTCAATTTACAATGGATATTGTTAAAGAAAATAAAGTAAAAACTTTAGGAATTAATAAAGATAATCTAATAGAAGTTGAATTTAATAAAGAAGCCCCACGTTCGACCTGGTACTTTAAAAAGATTTCTGGTTTGATTGATGCTCCTTTAGGTTCTATAAAAGTGCATTTTGCTTTCCCTGGAATGAAGGTGATAATGTTTAAAGGGGATTCTAAAGAAGCAAAAGGATTAATTCCAGAGAGTAATCCTCAAAAATGTGTTCAAAAGGGTGAATTGGGGATAACTAATATGTCTAGAAGACATATTGGTATAATTGGGGTTAGATTTGAAGATAATGATGAATTCGGCCCTACTGGAGAACCATTTAATGGTACTAACATTATTGGATCAATAACTAAAGGTTTAGAAAGTTTAGAAAAATTCAAAGAGGGGGATTTAGTATATGTCGCCGAAAGAAAGTCCTGA
- a CDS encoding methanogenesis marker 2 protein, with translation MDLDTLVDSLKNFEGVTRKKPIREITNILKDVYNVAGNTVLNFGDDASAIDIGDGKLLLLAADGIWGQLMTKDPYWAGYCSVLVNVNDIAAMGGKPMGMVNVLSVNNEESCHAVMEGIKDGARKFGVPMVGGHVHPDTPYDALDVSISGVVPKDALITSCDAQVGDKVIVAIDLDGQQHPKFALNWDTTTHKEPSLIQAQIDVMGKIGAQKLVTAGKDISNPGTLGTLGMLLESSGVGAEVELNKIPRNESVSWDEWLKSYPGSGFVLTADSSTVEMCLELLKEVNITGAVVGEIIADEKLYLEHEGQKRVLFDLKINGIMGVREESSN, from the coding sequence TTGGATTTAGACACTCTGGTTGATTCTCTCAAAAACTTTGAAGGAGTCACCCGAAAAAAACCAATTAGAGAAATAACAAATATTCTAAAAGACGTTTACAATGTTGCAGGCAACACTGTTCTTAATTTTGGTGATGATGCATCAGCTATAGATATTGGCGATGGAAAGCTTCTGTTATTGGCTGCAGATGGAATTTGGGGTCAACTCATGACTAAGGATCCTTACTGGGCAGGCTATTGCTCGGTTTTGGTTAATGTTAATGATATTGCAGCCATGGGTGGAAAACCTATGGGTATGGTCAATGTTCTATCCGTTAACAATGAAGAATCCTGTCATGCCGTAATGGAAGGAATAAAAGACGGGGCCCGGAAATTTGGAGTTCCTATGGTCGGAGGACATGTCCATCCAGATACGCCCTATGATGCTCTTGATGTTTCTATTTCGGGTGTTGTGCCCAAGGATGCTTTAATAACCAGTTGTGATGCACAAGTTGGTGATAAGGTAATTGTAGCTATTGATTTAGATGGACAGCAGCATCCTAAATTTGCCCTAAACTGGGATACCACCACTCACAAAGAACCGTCTCTGATTCAGGCCCAAATTGATGTTATGGGCAAAATAGGTGCTCAAAAGCTGGTTACTGCTGGAAAAGATATTAGTAATCCTGGAACCTTAGGGACTTTGGGGATGCTTTTAGAATCCTCTGGAGTAGGTGCTGAAGTGGAATTAAATAAAATTCCGCGCAATGAGTCTGTAAGCTGGGATGAATGGCTTAAATCTTATCCAGGTTCTGGATTTGTCCTAACTGCTGATTCTTCAACTGTTGAAATGTGTTTAGAACTTTTAAAAGAAGTTAATATAACTGGTGCAGTTGTGGGGGAAATAATTGCCGATGAAAAGTTGTATCTGGAACATGAAGGCCAAAAAAGAGTTCTTTTTGATTTAAAAATAAATGGAATAATGGGTGTAAGGGAAGAAAGCTCAAATTGA